A window of Phocoena phocoena chromosome 6, mPhoPho1.1, whole genome shotgun sequence contains these coding sequences:
- the UAP1L1 gene encoding UDP-N-acetylhexosamine pyrophosphorylase-like protein 1, which translates to MASELDVRARLQRAGQEHLLRFCAELAPGPRAALLAQLEPLEPEALREHCRRAAAACARPPAPAPDLAARLRPLPPERVGSASGVAPQTRRLWEEEGFHQIALNKVAVLLLAGGQGTRLGVTYPKGMYQVGLPSQKTLYQLQAERIRRVEQLAGERYGTRCTVPWYIMTSEFTLGPTAKFFKEHDFFHLDPNDVVMFEQRMLPAVTFDGRAILEQKDKVAMAPDGNGGLYCALADHQVLEDMERRGVEFVHVYCVDNILVRLADPVFIGFCVLRGADCGAKVVEKASPEEPVGVVCQVDGVPQVVEYSEISPETARLRAPGGGLLYNAGNICNHFFTRDFLQMATREFEPLLKPHVAVKKVPYVDEQGNPVKPLEPNGIKMEKFVFDVLPFAKNFVAFQVLRGEEFSPLKNADSAETDNRSTARRALLAQHHRWALQAGAHFLDAHGARLPEQPSGEPPAICEISPLVSYSGEGLEVYLRGREFRSPLILDVDTARTLQA; encoded by the exons atGGCCTCGGAGCTGGACGTGCGCGCCCGGCTGCAGCGCGCCGGCCAGGAGCACCTCCTGCGCTTCTGCGCCGAGCTGGCGCCGGGCCCGCGTGCCGCGCTGCTGGCCCAGTTGGAGCCCCTGGAGCCCGAGGCGCTGCGCGAGCACTGCCGGCGCGCGGCCGCCGCCTGCGCGCGCCCTCCGGCCCCCGCGCCTGACCTGGCCGCGCGCCTGCGGCCCCTGCCTCCCGAACGCGTAGGCAGCGCGAGCGGGGTCGCCCCCCAGACGCGGCGGCTCTGGGAGGAGGAAG GTTTCCACCAGATCGCCCTGAACAAGGTGGCTGTGCTGCTgctggctggtgggcagggcactCGCCTGGGCGTGACCTACCCCAAGGGCATGTATCAGGTGGGGCTGCCCAGCCAGAAGACCCTGTATCAGCTGCAGGCAGAACGGATTCGGCGGGTGGAGCAGCTGGCTGGCGAGCGCTATGGGACCCGCTGCACCGTGCCCTG GTACATCATGACCAGTGAGTTCACTCTGGGGCCCACAGCCAAGTTCTTCAAGGAGCATGACTTCTTCCACTTGGACCCCAACGACGTGGTCATGTTTGAACAGCGCATGCTGCCTGCTGTGACCTTCGATGGCAGGGCCATCCTGGAGCAGAAAGACAAGGTTGCCATGGCGCCAG ATGGCAACGGGGGCCTGTACTGCGCGCTGGCGGACCACCAGGTCTTAGAGGACATGGAGCGGCGCGGAGTAGAGTTTGTGCACGTGTACTGTGTGGACAACATCCTGGTGCGACTGGCCGACCCGGTCTTCATCGGCTTCTGCGTGCTGCGGGGTGCCGACTGTGGAGCCAAG GTGGTGGAAAAGGCGTCCCCCGAGGAGCCGGTGGGCGTGGTGTGCCAGGTAGACGGCGTCCCGCAGGTGGTGGAGTACAGCGAGATCAGCCCCGAGACGGCCCGGCTGCGTGCGCCCGGAGGGGGCCTGCTCTACAACGCGGGCAACATCTGCAACCATTTCTTCACGCGAGACTTCCTCCAGATGGCCACCAG GGAGTTCGAGCCCTTGCTGAAGCCACACGTGGCTGTGAAGAAGGTCCCCTACGTGGATGAGCAGGGGAATCCAGTAAAGCCACTCGAGCCCAACGGGATAAAGATGGAGAAGTTCGTGTTTGATGTGCTCCCGTTTGCCAA GAACTTCGTGGCCTTCCAAGTGCTGCGGGGGGAGGAGTTCTCCCCTCTGAAGAACGCTGACTCGGCTGAGACAGACAACCGCTCCACGGCGCGGCGGGCCCTGCTCGCTCAGCACCACCGGTGGGCCCTGCAGGCGGGAGCCCACTTCCTGGACGCACACGGGGCCCGGCTCCCCGAGCAGCCCAG TGGAGAGCCTCCAGCCATCTGCGAGATCTCGCCCTTGGTGTCATACTCCGGAGAG GGACTGGAGGTGTACCTGCGAGGCCGGGAGTTCAGGTCCCCACTCATCCTGGACGTGGACACGGCCAGGACACTGCAGGCCTGA